In Wenyingzhuangia fucanilytica, the following are encoded in one genomic region:
- a CDS encoding FKBP-type peptidyl-prolyl cis-trans isomerase — protein sequence MKKILFALSFILLTSCFKDDLPKDYTEENEQEILAYLSEHDLTDLAVKTNSGLYYVIDEEGDGLQPTYQDVVTVAYKGTFTNGKVFDESDEEGILISLQQVIYGWAEGIPYFKEGGSGKLIIPSRLAYGSYDREGIPAGSVLVFDIELLSVNYSKENEKEITDYLSENNLTESAVRTDSGLYYIIKEEGTGETPTDTSIVTVNYKGYFTDEEIFDEKDNKVFNLSSETLIQGWKEGIPYFKEGGKGKLFIPSRLGLKNGSVLIFDIDLITINN from the coding sequence ATACAGAAGAAAACGAACAAGAAATTTTAGCTTATTTAAGTGAGCATGATTTAACTGATTTAGCTGTTAAAACCAACTCTGGGCTATATTATGTAATTGATGAAGAAGGTGATGGATTACAACCTACTTATCAAGATGTAGTGACTGTAGCATATAAAGGAACATTTACCAATGGAAAAGTTTTTGATGAAAGCGATGAAGAAGGTATTTTAATAAGCTTACAACAAGTTATTTATGGATGGGCTGAAGGAATTCCATATTTTAAAGAAGGAGGTTCTGGTAAACTTATTATCCCATCTAGATTGGCTTATGGTAGTTACGACAGAGAAGGTATTCCTGCGGGGTCTGTTTTGGTTTTTGATATTGAATTACTTTCTGTGAATTATTCTAAAGAAAATGAAAAAGAAATCACGGACTATCTTTCTGAAAATAATTTAACAGAATCTGCTGTAAGAACAGATTCAGGACTTTATTATATTATTAAGGAAGAAGGTACTGGTGAAACCCCTACAGATACAAGTATTGTTACCGTTAATTACAAAGGATACTTTACAGATGAAGAAATATTTGATGAGAAAGACAATAAAGTATTTAATCTGTCTTCAGAAACCTTAATTCAAGGATGGAAAGAAGGAATTCCATATTTTAAAGAAGGTGGTAAAGGAAAATTATTCATCCCATCAAGGCTGGGGCTTAAAAATGGTTCAGTACTTATTTTTGACATCGATCTTATCACTATCAATAATTAA
- a CDS encoding VOC family protein, giving the protein MFTFSFNHVALSVKDVEKSSEFYIRVLKLKEIENTASDSKTRWFSIGEGKQLHLIPRPTAEIKTNKAVHFALAIKDISPFLKHLNTMDIAYADWLGTPDKNYIRKDGIKQFYFQDPDGYWIEINEDFD; this is encoded by the coding sequence ATGTTTACATTTTCATTTAACCATGTTGCACTTTCTGTTAAAGATGTAGAAAAATCTAGCGAGTTCTATATAAGAGTATTAAAACTTAAGGAGATTGAAAACACAGCTTCTGACTCTAAAACAAGATGGTTTTCTATAGGCGAAGGAAAACAACTTCATTTGATTCCTAGACCAACAGCTGAAATAAAAACCAATAAAGCTGTTCATTTTGCATTGGCCATAAAAGATATATCTCCTTTTTTAAAGCATTTAAATACTATGGATATAGCTTATGCGGATTGGTTGGGAACTCCTGATAAAAATTATATAAGAAAAGACGGAATTAAACAGTTTTATTTTCAAGATCCAGATGGTTATTGGATAGAAATAAATGAAGATTTTGATTAA